Sequence from the Myxococcales bacterium genome:
GAACCACGGAGATTTTCGCGGTCGGTCACGATTACGACTCCTGCCGCGCGACGATTCTGCATTACGACGGCGACCATTGGGCGGCCATGCCATCCGGCGGCTTGGCCGACACGGCGCTTTACAGCGTGTGGGGAAGCTCGCCCACGGATGTCTTTGCCGTCGGCGAGGATGTTTGGACGTCGACCAACGTGATTTTGCATTACGACGGATCCGTCTGGTCGGCCATGGCGAACCTGCCGCCGGCGATCGGCCGCGGGATCTGGGGCGCTTCGGCGACGGACGTGTTCGTGGCCGGGATGACCGACGACGCGAATAGCGGTTTGATCCTGCACTACGACGGCGCCGCCTGGTCGATGATGTTTGCGGATTCGGGACTTCCCTTGTCCGGCATCTGGGGTTTTACCGCCACCGACGTTTTCGCCGTCGGTCGGGGCGGCCGGATCATCCGTTATAACGGCGCTTCCTGGGCCGCAATGGCCAGCGGAGTGACCAGCGATCTGCTCAGCGTCTGGGGCAATTCCGCCACGGACGTTTACGCGAGCGACGACCACGGGCGGATTTTGCATTTCAATGGAACCGCCTGGGCAATCGATAGCGCCGAAGCGACCAGAGCCGTCAACGCGATCTGGGGCGGCTCCGGCAGCGACGTCTATGCCGTCGGCGACGGTGGAACTATTCGCCACCGGGATGAAAACGGCTGGTCGGCGCATTCCCAATCGCTTTCCGAATACGCCGTACTGCTGGGGATCTGGGGCACTTCGGCCGACAACGTCTATGCCGTGGGCTACGAACACATCGGCCCATTCACCGGCGTAATTTTACACGGCGACGGCAATGGCTGGTCGCGGTTCTCCGGCGCCGTCCTGGACGACAAGGAAATCCACGACATCTGGGGCGACAACCCCGACGATGTTTTCGCCTGCGGCCGCGATGTCGCGGCGAAAAGCGGCTCGGTTTTGCATTTCGACGGCGATTCCTGGTCGGCCATGAATCCCGGCGGCGCCGTTTGTCTCAACGGCCTTTGGGGCAGTTCCGGCGAGGACGTATTTGCCGTCGGCAGCCTCGGCGCGATCCGGCATTACGACGGCGCCGCATGGTCGATCATGACCAGCGGGACTAACGAGAATTTGAACGACGTCTGGGGACGATCCGCCACGGATGTCTGGGCCGTGGGCGACAACGGCACGGTGCTGCGCTTCGACGGCGATTCCTGGTCGGCCGTCGATTGCGGCTCGACCGACAACCTCAACGGCGTCTGGGGCAGCGGCGAGGATGTGTTCGTGGTCGGCGATTACGTTTATTCCGTTTCCGGGTTTGTCCTGCATTTTGACGGCACGACCTGGACCGAAACGTCCGGCAAGGAATGGTGGTGGCCGCTGTCCGCCGTCTGGGGCAGTTCCGCCGACGACGTCTACGCGACCGCGTACGGTTTCGATCTGACGAATTCCGGAACGTTCCTGCATTATGACGGCGATCTCTGGACGGAAATTGACCTGGGAACCATGCCGGGAATCGGGACGCGGGCGATCTGGGGAAGTTCCGCCGCGGACATTTACCTGGTGGGCGACAACGGATCGATTTTGCATCACGGCGATTAACCGGCGCGTCGCAGTTAAAAAAAGGGAATCGACCTGTCCGGCCGGTTCCCGTTTTGCGGATTTTCTCCGTGTGGTCGGGGGCGGAATTGAACCGTCGACACGCGGATTTTCAGTCCGCTGCTCTACCGACTGAGCTACCCGACCATCTTTAGAGAGTATGGCTTTTAACAAAGAAAACCCGGCCCGTCAAGCGACTTGTTTCCCCGCGTCGCCCACCCGGCCGGCGTCATTTTATTTATCCCGTTTCTTCGCTAGGATAGCGCCACATGATCCGGAT
This genomic interval carries:
- a CDS encoding glucosyltransferase-I, with translation MKRLTGLTAIAFLALLTLLAISCEESTDTPSENEDGSDDDSPPDDSPISDDDDNDDDNDNDNDDDNNDDNDNDDDNNDDNDDDDGRVCTASGWCWQNPLPQGNNLNGIWGASPTAVFAAGDAGTLLFFDGVGWSGMTSQTTAKLSAIWGAGTTEIFAVGHDYDSCRATILHYDGDHWAAMPSGGLADTALYSVWGSSPTDVFAVGEDVWTSTNVILHYDGSVWSAMANLPPAIGRGIWGASATDVFVAGMTDDANSGLILHYDGAAWSMMFADSGLPLSGIWGFTATDVFAVGRGGRIIRYNGASWAAMASGVTSDLLSVWGNSATDVYASDDHGRILHFNGTAWAIDSAEATRAVNAIWGGSGSDVYAVGDGGTIRHRDENGWSAHSQSLSEYAVLLGIWGTSADNVYAVGYEHIGPFTGVILHGDGNGWSRFSGAVLDDKEIHDIWGDNPDDVFACGRDVAAKSGSVLHFDGDSWSAMNPGGAVCLNGLWGSSGEDVFAVGSLGAIRHYDGAAWSIMTSGTNENLNDVWGRSATDVWAVGDNGTVLRFDGDSWSAVDCGSTDNLNGVWGSGEDVFVVGDYVYSVSGFVLHFDGTTWTETSGKEWWWPLSAVWGSSADDVYATAYGFDLTNSGTFLHYDGDLWTEIDLGTMPGIGTRAIWGSSAADIYLVGDNGSILHHGD